Genomic DNA from Salvia miltiorrhiza cultivar Shanhuang (shh) chromosome 1, IMPLAD_Smil_shh, whole genome shotgun sequence:
ttaaattaaaaatcaaacattacattaaataataataataaaaaaaataataatgaaaaattacattaatttcgataaaattaaatttacgaGTTATGGCTCTACGGGACCAAAGCATGCCCATATATGCTCGACTAAATCATCGCAGAGGTGAGTGTGCAGTCGACTGTCCTTCAAGTTTGCGTTTCGGGTAAAAAAGGCGGCGAATTTCGGTGGTGCTCCGGTATTGAACTGTGTTTGAGGAATGCTGCTTGATCCCTCACCAGCGTCGCCATCCCAAGTTGTTGCAATCTTTCCTTCATCCTCAATTATCATGTTATGCAATATGATGCACGTAAACATGATGTTGTTCATATGCTCCTACTTCCATAGACGAGACGAGCCTCTAATTATACCCCAACGAGCTTGAAGAATGCCAAAAGCTCGTTCCACATCCTTCCTTGCAGCTTCTTGCATCACTTTGAACCTTCGCTTCTTCTCGTCGCTCGGAAATGCGAAGCTTTTGACGAATACCGACCAGtccggatatatgccgtcaGTTAAGTAGTAGCCTCTGGTGTGGTGGGAATTATTGGCGAGGAAATGCACCGCTGCTTCATTGCCCGATAGGACGTCATTGAATAACGTGGATTGGTTGAGAATGTTGATGTCATTATTTGACCCAGCGATTCCGAAGAAGGCGTTCCATATCCACAAATCTTGTGAAGCTACAGCCTCTAATATAATCGTGGGCTTGCCCTGATCCCCTCGAGTGTAAGCGTCATGCCAAGCCACTGGACAATTCTTTCAAGACCAGTGCATGCAGTCTAGGCTCCCCAACATTCCTGGGAAACCATGTTTGGCCTTATGCATTGCAGTGAGTCGTTGAACGTCGGCAGTGGTTGGCCTCCTCAAATATACGCCGCTAAATTTCCGAACAACGGCTTTACAGAATTTCTTCAAGCACGCCAACGCCGTCGTTTTGCCTATACGAAGATATTCGTCACAACAATCAGCTACAGTACCGTACGCCAATTGTCGAATCGCCGCTGTGCACTTCTGGATTGGTGAGAAGCCAAAACGCCCACAAG
This window encodes:
- the LOC131007178 gene encoding uncharacterized protein LOC131007178, encoding MSWALFLHIVNALEVDPYFQQRPDACGRFGFSPIQKCTAAIRQLAYGTVADCCDEYLRIGKTTALACLKKFCKAVVRKFSGVYLRRPTTADVQRLTAMHKAKHVAWHDAYTRGDQGKPTIILEAVASQDLWIWNAFFGIAGSNNDINILNQSTLFNDVLSGNEAAVHFLANNSHHTRGYYLTDGIYPDWSVFVKSFAFPSDEKKRRFKVMQEAARKDVERAFGILQARWGIIRGSSRLWK